A genomic segment from Bacteroidota bacterium encodes:
- a CDS encoding branched-chain amino acid aminotransferase produces MLNIDWKCLPFGYFKTDYNVRCYFRNGEWGKLEISSSETINVHIAATALHYGQEAFEGLKAFMGKDGKIRVFRWEENAKRMNRSADGVMMQRIPQELFFEAMRTAINLNKRFIPPYGTGSSLYIRPLLMGSGAKVGVQPADEYLFMIFVTPVGPYFKEGFNPVTAQIVRDYDRAAPHGTGNIKVGGNYAASLRALGRAHDEGFSTAIFLDSKEHKSIDEAGPANFFGIKNNTYVTPKSDSILPSITNMSLPILAGEMGLNVERRIVPIEELDEFEEVGACGTAAVISPIKKIVDRETGKVYEYCKDGQAGPVSTKLYEKLRSIQLGDEPDNYGWVTIIE; encoded by the coding sequence ATGCTTAATATTGACTGGAAATGCTTGCCATTTGGCTATTTCAAGACCGATTATAATGTTCGTTGCTACTTCAGGAACGGCGAATGGGGAAAACTTGAAATTTCTTCTTCGGAAACAATTAATGTACATATTGCCGCTACTGCCCTTCACTACGGGCAAGAAGCTTTTGAAGGGCTGAAAGCCTTCATGGGAAAAGATGGTAAAATCAGAGTGTTTCGATGGGAGGAAAATGCAAAACGCATGAATCGCAGTGCCGATGGCGTTATGATGCAGCGGATTCCTCAGGAACTTTTTTTCGAAGCCATGAGAACAGCTATTAATCTGAATAAAAGATTTATTCCTCCCTATGGAACTGGCTCTTCACTTTACATCAGGCCGCTCCTTATGGGAAGTGGCGCCAAAGTGGGCGTTCAGCCAGCTGATGAATATTTGTTCATGATTTTTGTTACCCCGGTTGGCCCGTATTTTAAAGAAGGATTTAACCCCGTTACTGCGCAGATAGTTCGCGATTATGACCGGGCTGCTCCTCACGGTACGGGAAATATTAAAGTAGGCGGAAACTACGCTGCCAGCCTTCGCGCTCTCGGCCGTGCTCACGATGAAGGTTTCTCTACAGCAATTTTTCTGGATTCAAAAGAGCATAAATCAATTGACGAAGCAGGTCCTGCAAACTTTTTCGGAATAAAAAACAATACCTACGTTACACCAAAATCTGACAGTATTCTGCCTTCCATAACCAATATGAGTTTGCCGATTTTAGCCGGCGAAATGGGCCTGAATGTTGAAAGACGGATTGTGCCTATCGAAGAGCTTGACGAATTTGAAGAAGTGGGAGCTTGCGGCACAGCGGCAGTTATTTCACCAATCAAAAAAATTGTAGACCGCGAAACGGGCAAGGTATATGAATATTGCAAAGATGGTCAGGCCGGTCCTGTTTCAACCAAATTGTATGAAAAATTACGGAGTATTCAGCTGGGCGACGAACCGGATAATTATGGCTGGGTAACTATTATTGAATAA